A single window of Lepeophtheirus salmonis chromosome 2, UVic_Lsal_1.4, whole genome shotgun sequence DNA harbors:
- the LOC121132334 gene encoding SREBP regulating gene protein — MVKAKFRLGIFFICVLSTAPLILIYYQMSALQNEKEDNKVTENRLRKWNEPFSWVSSLDDSETSSSPIPHRLTCRHTIQGSSAIADDKGYLCPRKSVLQSGCCDTNATESYQYSCTHCHLDMGCCQAYEDCVSCCMSPDKKTFLMSVLNEARILSNILILSVSDQYELCLAKCRTSSKSVHHENTYKNPEYKFCYKRIQDIKNPKG, encoded by the exons atggtTAAAGCCAAATTTAGACTTGGAATATTCTTCATATGCGTATTATCTACTGCACctttaatcttaatttattaccag ATGTCTGCACTGCAGAATGAAAAGGAAGATAATAAAGTGACAGAAAATCGTCTTCGTAAATGGAATGAACCCTTTTCATGGGTCTCATCATTAGATGACTCAGAAACATCCTCATCTCCGATTCCGCATCGATTGACTTGTCGTCATACTATACAAGGATCATCTGCAATAGCTGATGATAAGGGATATCTTTGCCCTCGAAAATCCGTTCTCCAAAGTGGTTGCTGTGATACAAACGCGACAGAATCATATCAGTATTCCTGTACTCATTGCCATCTAGATATGGGTTGCTGTCAAGCATATGAGGACTGTGTTTCCTGTTGCATGAGTCCTGATAAAAAGACTTTTTTGATGTCTGTCCTTAATGAAGCAAGAATTCTTAGTAATATTCTAATACTGAGTGTTTCGGATCAGTATGAGCTTTGTTTAGCTAAATGTCGAACGAGTTCAAAGTCTGTTCATCATGAAAACACTTATAAGAACccagaatataaattttgttacaaaaggATTCAAGACATAAAAAATCCTAAAGGTTAA